The nucleotide window GAGCGGCGAGCAAATTTATTGATCCAATTACTGGAAAAATTACTCAATTTTCCAATCCAAAGGATCCCAAATCCTATAACGACGGCTTTGAATCCTATACAAATGATAAAATAAAAATCCTTGATGAGTTATTCTCCTGCTTAAAATAAGTGGGAGACTTTTTTTATTTTATTTGTTCTTAATAAAGGGTTAATTATTCTCGATGTCGAATACTTATATGGATTGCCCCATACACTTCAATGGGGTATTTAAAACGCATTCATTCTTGGAGGGGGAGATTTAGTAATGATGCAAACACCTTTAACGATGACTCAAATGATTGAGAGGGCAGAAAAGTATTTTCCGAAGAAACAAGTGGTATCCAGGACGGCAAGCGGTATTCAGCGATTTACCTATAACCAAGTTGCCGAAAGAACGAGGAGGCTTGCTGATAGCCTAACCAAATTAGGAGTAACGAAAGGTGAAAGGGTAGGAACATTAGCCTGGAACCATCACCGTCACCTGGAGGCCTATTTTGCAATTCCATGTATGGGTGCCGTTTTGCATACGATTAACATCCGCTTATCACCTCAGCATATATCCTACATTATCAATCATGCCGAAGATAAGGTTCTTCTCGTTGATTCAGACATCCTGCCATTACTCGAAAGCTGTGCGGCAGAATTAAAAACGGTTAAGGCATTTATTATTATGACCGATGAAAAAGAATTACCGAAGACCAAACTCTCTCCTGTTTACCATTATGAGCAGCTTTTAGAAGAAGCAAATCCTGATTATACCTATCCAACAGATCTTAATGAAAATGATCCAGCAGGTATGTGCTATACCTCTGCTACAACCGGGAATCCAAAAGGTGTCGTCTATACTCATCGAGGGATTTTTCTCCACAGTTTGGCTTTAGGCCTTGCAGACAGTGCTGCCATAAGTGAAAAAGATATTGCCCTAACCGTTGTTCCAATGTTCCATGCCAATGCCTGGGGAATGCCGTTTGCGGGAGTCTGGTTCGGAACGACACTAGTTCTTCCAGGGCCATACTTCACGCCAAAATTATTGGCGGAATTGATCGAACAAGAAAAAGTCACGATAACAAGCGGTGTTCCGACCATTTGGCTTGGATTACTTAGAGAGCTTGATGAGGGTTCCTATGATTTAAACAGTTTAAGGGGAATCTTATGCGGTGGTTCAGCAGCGCCGAAAGGAATGATTAAAGCCTTTGAGCAAAAATATAATGTGCCATTCATGCATGCATATGGGATGACGGAGACAAGTCCGCTTGCCCTTTTCTCCACTTTAAAAAGTTACCAAGAAGATTTAGATTATGAGGAACGACTTGATTTGCGGGCCAAACAAGGCACGCTTGTTCCAGGGTTAGAAATGAAAGTTCTTGGTAAGGATGGCGAAGTTGCCTGGGATGGAAATGAAATGGGAGAATTGTGCCTTCGAGGCCCATGGATTGCATCAGAATATTATAAAGACGAGCGGACAAAGGATGCCTTTCACGATGGTTGGCTCCATACGGGAGATGTTGTGACGATTGACGAGGAAGGTTTCGTGAAAATCGTTGACCGGACAAAGGATTTAATTAAAAGTGGCGGGGAATGGATATCATCGGTGGATTTAGAAAATGCTCTAATGGCACATGAGGCGGTTTTTGAAGCGGCAGTTGTTGCCATTCCTCATGAAAAATGGCAGGAACGCCCGCTTGCATGTGTAGTCTTAAAGGATGCATATAAAGGGAAAACCACAAAAGAAGAATTAATAGAATTTCTTACACCGCAGTTTACTAAATGGTGGATTCCAGATGAAATCCTTTTCCTGGAGGAGATTCCTAAGACATCAGTTGGAAAATTCCTGAAGATGGCCTTACGTGATCAAGTTCAAAAAGAAGTAACGCGAAAAAGTTAAGGAAAAAAAGGCAGGGGATTTTTCCTTTGCCTTTTGGTTTCACTTTGATAGCAGAAAAGAAAATTCAATATATTAAGAAAGCTTGTTTTTATTCTTGGCTAATCCATATATAATGGAATTGAAATGAATGAAAAGGGGGAATTTGCCGTGTCAATCAATTTTACAACGGATAAGGTAAATTTACGAGTTGTTGACCGCGTTGCAACACTGGAAATGAACAGACCGGAATCTTTAAACTCGATGGATACGGATGTCATTAAGGGGCTAGTTTGCAAACTAAAGGAATTAAGTGATTCTGATGATGTTGATATTGTTGTCATAACAGGTAAGGGGAGAGCCTTCTCAGCTGGCGGTGATATTAAAACAATGCTTTCAAACATGAATGAGAGCGATTTCTTTCCAGTAATGGATTGCATTAGTGAACTAATCATCACTCTTTATAGCATGCCGAAACTTACCATTAGTGCTGTTACAGGTGCCGCTGCAGGCTTGGGCTTTAGTTTAGCATTGGCGACAGACTATATTATAGCCGATAAAGCTAGCAAATTGGCAATGAATTTTATTGGAATTGGTTTGATTCCTGACGGTGGTGCCCATTTCTTTTTAGAAAAACGATTGGGAGAGACGAAGGCAAAGCAAGTCATCTGGGATGGAAAAATGCTTAGTGCCGAAGAAGCGTTCAAGCTGGGACTGATTCAAGAGGTAGCAGGAGAAGACCTCCAGGAGGCTTTGGATACTAGAATTGCAGATTGGCTAAGTCGTCCGGTTCAGGCAATGATTAAGACGAAAAAAATAATGGCTGAGAAGAATCGACCGCAATTATTAAAAATCCTGGAGTTAGAAAAATATGGCCAGCAAAAAATGCGGGAAACGATTGATCACCAAGAAGGAATAAAGGCCTTTATTGAAAAAAGGAAACCACGTTTCATTGGACAGTAACCATTAGCGGCGCATGAATGATTCATGCGCCTGCTTGTTTCACGAATGGAAAAGTAAGAGTTTGCCATTTGGTGATGTGCAGCGATGTGTTTTTGCTAATAAGTTTTTCTCTACTAATAGTTGTTCCCCTAGTTTCTTTGCTGCATCGTCATTTTCCGCCTGAAAGGTTTCGTCTAAAAGCTTTTCGCCAGTTGCTTCAAATGCAGTTAATTTATAATTCTTCACTATAAAAACCCCTTTAAAAAATGATTTACTACTATTTTTGCATAATTCTAAAAAAAGTGCAAAAGAAAGAAAATGAAACCAAATTATGGTACCATTCGTAATAATGAGAGAAAGGAGTGTATGAAATGGTTCTAAAACTTGAACATGTCACAAAACGGTTTGGGCAGTTTTTGGCCGTTGACGATTTATCCTTAACAATCCCTGAAAAAGAAATGTTTGGCTTTTTAGGGGCTAACGGGGCCGGAAAGACAACCACGTTTCGGATGATTTTAGGTTTGCTCGATAATACCGCCGGAAGAATTACCTGGGATGAGCAGCCGATTGATTATTCCACCAGCCATTTAGTCGGCTATCTTCCCGAGGAAAGAGGATTATACCCGAAGTTGAAAGTCCGAGATCAAATTGTCTATTTAGCGAGATTAAGAGGGATGCAGAAGAGTGAGGCGCTGATTGAACTAAAATCTTGGTTGGAGCGCTTTAAAATCCCAGAGTATGAAAATAAAAAAGTGGAGGAACTGTCAAAAGGGAACCAGCAGAAAATTCAGTTCATTGCTGCTGTTGTACATAAACCGAAATTATTAATCCTTGACGAACCATTTAGCGGGCTTGACCCGGTCAATGTGGAAATGCTCAAGGAGGCTGTCTTAACCCTTAAACAAAATGGGGCCACCATTGTATTTTCCAGCCATCAAATGCATCATGTCGAGGAGATGTGCGAACATCTTTGCATTATGCATAAAGGAAAAACGGTAGTTCATGGTGACTTAAGGAAGATAAAACGTGAGTTTGGCAAAAAAAATCTCATCATCCATGCCGATTTTTCCCTAGATTCTTTGAAAGATTATCCTGGTGTTGTAAAAGCAACGCCAACAATGGAAGGGAGTCTTCTACAGATTGAAGGAGAAAGAGTGGCAGAAAGTATACTTAAAGAAATTGTTAACAAAGGATTCATCCGAAAATTTGCCCTCGAAGAACCTTCTTTAAATGATATCTTTATCGAGAAAGTGGGTAATTCTTATGAATAGCTTTTGGATTATCTTATTTCATACCTATCTAAACAAACTAAAAAGTAAATCGTTTATTATTACCACAATCATCACTGTTGTGATTGTCCTGGCTCTAACGAATATTAATAATATAATCAGTATATTTGATAAAAACGGTGGGAAAGAGAATGTTGCTGTACTGGATGAAAGCGGGAAACTTTACGAACCTTTTAAACAACAGCTAAAAACAATTAACAAAGATATCAATATAAAACTTTACAACGGAAGTGAGAAGGAAGCAGAAAAAGCAGTTGAAAAAGGCGATGTTTCCGGTGTTATTCAGCTGGGGCTTAATGATGAAGACTTGCCGGTAGCAACCTATAAAGCCATGAGCATCGCGGATTCCTCCCTTTTTACTGATCTACAAACTGCTTTGCAGCAAGTGAAAACGATGTTAGCAGCTTCTCAAATTAATTTGGCACCGGCACAGCTGCAAAAGCTTTATGAACCAGTTTCTTTTAAAAAAGTGGCGCTTGAGAAGAATGCCAAAACAGAAGAGGAGCTTAATCAGGCTCGAGGCCTTGTTTACGTCCTCCTATTTATCATCTATTTTGCGGTTATTATGTATGCCAACATGATTGCGATGGAGGTAGCCACAGAAAAGTCCTCGAGGGTAATGGAAATATTAATATCAAGTGTTTCGCCAATCAAGCAAATGTTTGCGAAAATATTGGGTATTGGTCTATTAAGTTTGACACAATTAGCGGCATTTCTGATAGTCGGTTATTTCTCCTTAACCAAAAACATGGATTCATTAAAGGAAGGCTTTTTTGGTGTTTACGGGTTTGGTGATATTCCCACAGCCACCATCATCTATGCCGTCATTTTCTTTATTCTCGGCTATTTCCTCTATGCCACACTTGCAGCCTTTTTGGGCTCACTTGTCAGTCGGATTGAGGATGTACAGCAGATGATTACTCCGATGACGCTAATGGTTGTAGCCGGATTTATGATTGCGATGTTTGGACTTGGTAAACCTGATGCAGCCTTTATTACCGCAACGTCTTATATTCCCTTTTTTACACCGATGATTATGTTCCTGCGTGTTGGGATGCTGACAATCCCGGCGTGGGAGGCGATCTTGGGTATCGCTATCCTTGTTGCTACTATTGCCGTGTTAGCCATTTTTGGGGCACGTGTTTACCGAGGCGGTGTCTTAATGTATGGGAAATCTAATTCCTTTAAAGATATTAAAAAGGCATTGCAATTAACCAAAAGCGAATAATGAATGGCTTTACCGGTTTCCGGTAAAGCTTTTTATTATGTGCGCCCGGCATGGGCGATAACTTGGTGGTGCAAGTCCACTACAGGCTTGGCAGTAGGAACTGTTAGCTAAAGGCAAGGGTGTCCTCCGCGAGGAGGAATCTGAAGGAAGCCGGCGGCAAATTCTCGAACTGACGAACAGAAACTATATACAAGGCTGAATTGGGACGGATGAGTCTGCATAACAAGATAAAGTCCAATACTGCCCAAATCCCATACAGTAAATATAGCAGTTACATGAGAAGAAGGTTATCGCTCTTACCCGGGGAGGTCTCACGGACGAGCGAATTTGCTCGGTTGAAACAAGATTTATCGTGAGAAGTCAGCAGAGGTCATAGTAGTTTCCTTTGGAAATGAAGGACTGAACAATCTTAAATCTTGGAAAACAAGGAGGTGTAGGCACCCCGCCTAATCGTAGAAAACATCAAGGTATAGACCAAAAGATGGCTACCTATGAAGAAATAGGTTGGAAACCGAAAGGTACATAGGAGTGCGTAGGGATGCCGACATGGATATGAAAGAACAAGATGGTATCAAATTAATCAACAAAGTTATCGCAAATGAAAACCTTTGGAAAGCATATGAAAAGGTGAAAAGTAACAAAGGAGCTCCCGGGGTTGATGGGATTACCGTATATCAATTGAAAACACATATGGAAAAGCACTTCCAACCTCTTAAACAGAAGCTTTTGGATGGGACTTACCAGCCCCAACCCGTTAGAAGGGTTGCCATTCCAAAATCAGACGGTTCCAAAAGATATTTGGGGATACCTTGTGTGTTGGATAGAGTGGTACAACAAGCTATCCTCCAAGTAATTGAACCAATAATAGACCCATACTTTTCTGACAAGAGCTTTGGTTTTCGTAAAGGTAGGAATGCACACCAGGCAATTAAACTTGCCGAACAGCATTATCAAGAAGGATACCGAGTAGTAGTGGACTGCGACTTAAGAAGCTACTTTGACACAATCCACCACCAAAAAGTTAGAGCATATTTGGAAGAGTTCATCTCGGATAAAACCGTTCTTAAATTGATTTGGAAATTCCTTCGCTCAGGCATTCTAGACAAAGATATCTATATTGAAACCACAGAGGGAGCACCGCAAGGTGGACCGTTATCCCCCATTTTAGCAAATGTCTATTTGAACAAATTAGACAGAAAACTAGAAGAGAGAGGACACCGTTTTATTAGATACGCAGATGACTTCGTCATCTATGTCAAAAGCAAACGAGCTGGAGAAAGGGTAATGAATAATGTCACTAGCTATATCGAAAGTGACCTTGGACTAACCATTAACCAAAAGAAAAGTAAAGTCTGTGGGGCAACTTCGGCTACATTCCTTGGTTTCAATCTACAAAACCTCATGGGAAAGTCGGTTGCCGACCTAGCAAGTCGGCAAAACAACGATTTAAAGATAAATTGAGAAAGTCGACCAGTCGAAAACAACCGGGAACTTTCGAAGAAATCATCAAGAAGATAAACCAGTTAACCACTGGATGGATTAACTACTACTGTATAGCTCGTATGAAACAATTTATCATTAACATCCGGAAGTGGTTAAACCACCGACTTAGACAACTCATTTGGAAACGATGGAAAAAGCCAAAGACCAAATACAGAATGCTTCGCAAATATGGAATCAGTCATGACGATGCCATGAAATTAGCTAATTCGCGGAAGGGATATTGGCGCATATCCAAAAGTGAAATCCTACATCAAGCGATAACAAAAGAAAAACTCACAAAGTGGGGATTGAAAGACATTTCCCAACTTTATGAGCTTAGATACTTAAAAGATTGAACCGCCGTATACGGAACCGTACGTACGGTGGTGTGAGAGGCCGGGGATTAAAATTCCCCTCCTACTCTATTTTCCTATAGGAACGTGCATTCGTGTTTTAATGGTGTTACAATGAATAAAAAGGGCGAAAGGAATTATTTATGAAAAAGATATCGTTTATTCATGCAGCAGATCTACATTTGGATAGCCCGATGATCGGATTAAAGCATTTACCAGCACCTATTTTTTCTAGGGTAAAAGAGAGTACCTTTATAGCATTGAAAAAGCTGACAGCAGCTGCGATCGAGCGGGAAGTTGATTTTGTCGTCTTGGCAGGAGATTTATTCGATGGAGAGGACCGCAGTTTGAGGGCACAATCTCGCTTTCGTACGGAAATGCTAAAGCTTGCTGAGAAGGATATTCCCGTTTATGTTGTACATGGAAATCACGATCATTTAAATGGTTCTTGGGTGCATTTGGACATGCCTGAGAATGTTCATGTTTTTCATGGTGAGGTTGAAACAATGATGCTCTATACCAAGACCGGTGAATGCGTTCATCTTTATGGATTTAGTTATCCTACAAGGCATGTGTTTGATCGGAAAATAGATGATTATAAGAAAGCTGAGGGGGCAGATTTTCATATTGGCATTCTTCATGGTAATGAAAGCACGGGAAAGGAGCATGACAACTATGCTCCATTTTCAGTCAAGGATTTACTGGAAAAAGACTTTGATTATTGGGCATTAGGACATATTCATAAACGTTCTGTATTGTCTGAGAATCCCCCGATTATCTATCCCGGCAATATTCAAGGAAGAAATAAGAAAGAGTCCGGCAGTAAAGGGTTTTATTATATTACATTGACAGACCTGGATACAAAAATGGATTTTATCGAGTCATCTGATATGATCTGGGAGGAAGCTGTCATTGATGCCGCCTCAGCGAATAGTTTTCACGATGTACTTCGTTTATGCCAAGCGGCTATCAACACTATTCGAAGAGCTCAAATAGGAACACTGGTAACTCTTTATTTGAAAAATATATATCTACCCAATGATGATGAAAAAAAAAGCTTGAACGTGGAACTTTTAGACCTCCTACTAGAGGATGAAAAGGATGAAGAGTCCTTTGTTTGGGTTGTCGACTTAGTCATCACGGAAAGTCTGCCAATCGATAAAGAGCAGTTGAAAACAGAAACCAATTTTTATGGAGAGCTATTTGAAACAATTGATCATTTCGATCAATTTGATTCTGCGTTAGCACCCTTGTATGAGCATCCGTTTGGGAGAAAATATTTGTCCCATTTATCACTTGAGGAACAA belongs to Neobacillus sp. OS1-2 and includes:
- a CDS encoding ABC transporter ATP-binding protein produces the protein MVLKLEHVTKRFGQFLAVDDLSLTIPEKEMFGFLGANGAGKTTTFRMILGLLDNTAGRITWDEQPIDYSTSHLVGYLPEERGLYPKLKVRDQIVYLARLRGMQKSEALIELKSWLERFKIPEYENKKVEELSKGNQQKIQFIAAVVHKPKLLILDEPFSGLDPVNVEMLKEAVLTLKQNGATIVFSSHQMHHVEEMCEHLCIMHKGKTVVHGDLRKIKREFGKKNLIIHADFSLDSLKDYPGVVKATPTMEGSLLQIEGERVAESILKEIVNKGFIRKFALEEPSLNDIFIEKVGNSYE
- a CDS encoding YhzD family protein; the protein is MKNYKLTAFEATGEKLLDETFQAENDDAAKKLGEQLLVEKNLLAKTHRCTSPNGKLLLFHS
- a CDS encoding long-chain fatty acid--CoA ligase; this encodes MMQTPLTMTQMIERAEKYFPKKQVVSRTASGIQRFTYNQVAERTRRLADSLTKLGVTKGERVGTLAWNHHRHLEAYFAIPCMGAVLHTINIRLSPQHISYIINHAEDKVLLVDSDILPLLESCAAELKTVKAFIIMTDEKELPKTKLSPVYHYEQLLEEANPDYTYPTDLNENDPAGMCYTSATTGNPKGVVYTHRGIFLHSLALGLADSAAISEKDIALTVVPMFHANAWGMPFAGVWFGTTLVLPGPYFTPKLLAELIEQEKVTITSGVPTIWLGLLRELDEGSYDLNSLRGILCGGSAAPKGMIKAFEQKYNVPFMHAYGMTETSPLALFSTLKSYQEDLDYEERLDLRAKQGTLVPGLEMKVLGKDGEVAWDGNEMGELCLRGPWIASEYYKDERTKDAFHDGWLHTGDVVTIDEEGFVKIVDRTKDLIKSGGEWISSVDLENALMAHEAVFEAAVVAIPHEKWQERPLACVVLKDAYKGKTTKEELIEFLTPQFTKWWIPDEILFLEEIPKTSVGKFLKMALRDQVQKEVTRKS
- a CDS encoding ABC transporter permease, which translates into the protein MNSFWIILFHTYLNKLKSKSFIITTIITVVIVLALTNINNIISIFDKNGGKENVAVLDESGKLYEPFKQQLKTINKDINIKLYNGSEKEAEKAVEKGDVSGVIQLGLNDEDLPVATYKAMSIADSSLFTDLQTALQQVKTMLAASQINLAPAQLQKLYEPVSFKKVALEKNAKTEEELNQARGLVYVLLFIIYFAVIMYANMIAMEVATEKSSRVMEILISSVSPIKQMFAKILGIGLLSLTQLAAFLIVGYFSLTKNMDSLKEGFFGVYGFGDIPTATIIYAVIFFILGYFLYATLAAFLGSLVSRIEDVQQMITPMTLMVVAGFMIAMFGLGKPDAAFITATSYIPFFTPMIMFLRVGMLTIPAWEAILGIAILVATIAVLAIFGARVYRGGVLMYGKSNSFKDIKKALQLTKSE
- the ltrA gene encoding group II intron reverse transcriptase/maturase, whose amino-acid sequence is MDMKEQDGIKLINKVIANENLWKAYEKVKSNKGAPGVDGITVYQLKTHMEKHFQPLKQKLLDGTYQPQPVRRVAIPKSDGSKRYLGIPCVLDRVVQQAILQVIEPIIDPYFSDKSFGFRKGRNAHQAIKLAEQHYQEGYRVVVDCDLRSYFDTIHHQKVRAYLEEFISDKTVLKLIWKFLRSGILDKDIYIETTEGAPQGGPLSPILANVYLNKLDRKLEERGHRFIRYADDFVIYVKSKRAGERVMNNVTSYIESDLGLTINQKKSKVCGATSATFLGFNLQNLMGKSVADLASRQNNDLKIN
- a CDS encoding enoyl-CoA hydratase → MSINFTTDKVNLRVVDRVATLEMNRPESLNSMDTDVIKGLVCKLKELSDSDDVDIVVITGKGRAFSAGGDIKTMLSNMNESDFFPVMDCISELIITLYSMPKLTISAVTGAAAGLGFSLALATDYIIADKASKLAMNFIGIGLIPDGGAHFFLEKRLGETKAKQVIWDGKMLSAEEAFKLGLIQEVAGEDLQEALDTRIADWLSRPVQAMIKTKKIMAEKNRPQLLKILELEKYGQQKMRETIDHQEGIKAFIEKRKPRFIGQ
- a CDS encoding DNA repair exonuclease, translating into MKKISFIHAADLHLDSPMIGLKHLPAPIFSRVKESTFIALKKLTAAAIEREVDFVVLAGDLFDGEDRSLRAQSRFRTEMLKLAEKDIPVYVVHGNHDHLNGSWVHLDMPENVHVFHGEVETMMLYTKTGECVHLYGFSYPTRHVFDRKIDDYKKAEGADFHIGILHGNESTGKEHDNYAPFSVKDLLEKDFDYWALGHIHKRSVLSENPPIIYPGNIQGRNKKESGSKGFYYITLTDLDTKMDFIESSDMIWEEAVIDAASANSFHDVLRLCQAAINTIRRAQIGTLVTLYLKNIYLPNDDEKKSLNVELLDLLLEDEKDEESFVWVVDLVITESLPIDKEQLKTETNFYGELFETIDHFDQFDSALAPLYEHPFGRKYLSHLSLEEQNELLEKAEKTLIELLYHS
- a CDS encoding group II intron maturase-specific domain-containing protein, with amino-acid sequence MRKSTSRKQPGTFEEIIKKINQLTTGWINYYCIARMKQFIINIRKWLNHRLRQLIWKRWKKPKTKYRMLRKYGISHDDAMKLANSRKGYWRISKSEILHQAITKEKLTKWGLKDISQLYELRYLKD